The bacterium genome includes a window with the following:
- the gcvPB gene encoding aminomethyl-transferring glycine dehydrogenase subunit GcvPB — translation MSTGGRGFQFQEPLLFEISREGRQGFSLPSSTKPRREPPEALRRLNDPRLPELSEPDVVRHFTRLSQWNFSIDTNFYPLGSCTMKHNPRVNEEVARYTGFAHVHPYQPDETVQGCLALMHALERYLAEISGMDAVTLQPAAGAHGELTGILLIRAFQTATGNPRRKILIPDSAHGTNPATASMVGYEAVPVKTGREGRTLASVIAQEMNEDVAGLMITNPNTLGLYETEIRDICDIVHSKGGLVYGDGANMNALLSKARPGDAGIDVLHINLHKTFTTPHGGGGPGAGPVAVKKTLEPYLPVPRVVQKENGFAVEHNRPQSVGRVKSFFGNFGMLVRAYTYIREMGPEGLKRVTELAVLNANYVRARLKDSYHLPFETGQMHEVVFSDKFQKENGVTTIDVAKRLMDYGFAPPTIYFPLVVFGAIMIEPTETESKETLDRFCDAMIAIAEEAKKDPELLRKAPYQTKLRRLDEAKAARELKLRFDFTNKR, via the coding sequence GTGAGCACGGGCGGGCGGGGTTTTCAATTCCAGGAACCGCTGCTCTTCGAGATCTCGCGCGAGGGAAGACAGGGCTTCTCGCTGCCCTCCTCAACCAAACCCCGCCGTGAACCACCCGAAGCCTTGCGGCGTCTGAACGACCCGCGTCTTCCGGAGCTCTCCGAACCCGACGTCGTCCGCCATTTCACGCGGCTCTCCCAGTGGAACTTCTCGATCGACACCAATTTTTACCCCCTGGGCTCCTGCACGATGAAGCACAATCCGAGGGTCAACGAGGAGGTCGCGCGTTACACCGGCTTCGCGCACGTACACCCCTACCAGCCCGACGAGACGGTGCAGGGGTGTCTCGCCCTCATGCACGCCCTGGAACGCTACCTGGCGGAGATCTCCGGCATGGACGCGGTCACCTTGCAGCCCGCGGCCGGGGCCCACGGCGAGCTGACGGGCATCCTGCTGATCCGGGCCTTCCAGACGGCCACGGGAAATCCCCGCAGGAAGATCCTGATCCCCGATTCCGCGCACGGCACGAACCCGGCGACGGCGTCGATGGTCGGCTACGAGGCGGTTCCCGTCAAGACCGGCCGCGAGGGGCGGACGCTCGCCTCCGTCATCGCCCAGGAGATGAACGAGGACGTGGCGGGTCTGATGATCACGAACCCGAACACGCTCGGCCTCTACGAAACCGAGATCCGCGACATCTGCGACATCGTCCATTCCAAGGGGGGACTCGTCTACGGCGACGGCGCGAACATGAACGCCCTCCTCTCCAAGGCGCGGCCCGGGGACGCCGGCATCGACGTCCTCCACATCAACCTGCACAAGACGTTCACGACGCCCCACGGCGGCGGCGGCCCCGGTGCGGGCCCGGTTGCCGTCAAGAAGACCCTGGAGCCCTACCTGCCCGTCCCCCGCGTCGTCCAAAAGGAGAACGGGTTCGCGGTCGAGCACAACCGCCCGCAGTCCGTTGGCCGCGTGAAGTCGTTCTTCGGCAACTTCGGCATGCTCGTACGCGCCTACACCTACATCCGGGAGATGGGTCCCGAGGGTTTGAAGCGGGTCACGGAGCTCGCGGTGCTGAACGCGAACTACGTCCGCGCGCGACTGAAAGACAGCTACCACCTGCCCTTCGAGACCGGCCAGATGCACGAAGTGGTCTTTTCCGACAAGTTCCAGAAGGAGAACGGAGTCACGACCATCGACGTGGCCAAGCGCCTCATGGATTACGGCTTCGCGCCGCCGACCATTTACTTTCCGCTGGTGGTCTTCGGCGCGATCATGATCGAGCCGACGGAGACGGAGTCCAAGGAGACGCTGGACCGTTTCTGCGACGCGATGATCGCGATCGCGGAGGAAGCCAAGAAAGACCCCGAACTCCTAAGGAAAGCCCCGTACCAGACCAAGCTCCGCCGCCTCGACGAGGCGAAGGCGGCCCGCGAGCTCAAGCTGCGTTTCGATTTCACAAATAAACGGTAA
- the gcvPA gene encoding aminomethyl-transferring glycine dehydrogenase subunit GcvPA, with protein sequence MRYLPHTDQEIREMLKTIGVADVNGLFSSVPDSLVFKRPLDIPPALSEIHLRNHLRDLSRRNAHGEEWSLFLGGGCYSHYIPSSVSYLISRGEFLTAYTPYQPEVSQGTLQAIFEYQTMMAEILGLEVANASQYDGSTASAEAIRLAVAVKKRRKALVARSLHPEYRQVILTYLKNEGVSVEEIPFTPEGALDRPALKKALDRETACVVAGYPNFFGVVEDLSDVAEAAHAAGALLITSTPEPLALGIFRSPGEMGADIAVAEGQSFGNAMSFGGPGLGVFACRKEYVRSMPGRLVGETVDAEGQRGFVLTLATREQHIRREKATSNICTNVALCALAATITLALWGKQGFKELARMNFDRSQDLKERLAALPGLRIAFSGTTFNEFVVLPRQKPTDVVAKLVDDKILAGIPLWRWYPELAEGFLVCATEMNTDEQIDRFVAALRRLP encoded by the coding sequence ATGCGCTACCTCCCCCACACCGACCAAGAAATCCGGGAAATGCTGAAGACGATCGGCGTCGCTGACGTCAACGGCCTTTTCTCCTCGGTCCCCGATTCCCTTGTTTTCAAGCGGCCTCTCGACATCCCGCCCGCCCTGTCCGAGATCCACCTCAGGAACCATCTGCGCGACCTGAGCCGGAGGAACGCCCACGGCGAGGAGTGGAGCCTGTTTTTGGGCGGCGGTTGCTACTCGCATTACATCCCGAGTTCGGTCTCCTATCTGATTTCTCGCGGCGAGTTTCTTACGGCCTATACGCCCTACCAGCCGGAGGTCTCCCAGGGAACCCTGCAGGCCATATTCGAGTACCAGACGATGATGGCGGAGATCCTGGGATTGGAGGTCGCCAACGCGTCGCAGTACGACGGCTCGACGGCCTCCGCGGAGGCGATCCGCTTGGCCGTCGCCGTCAAGAAGCGGCGGAAGGCCCTCGTAGCGCGCAGCCTGCATCCGGAATACCGCCAGGTCATCCTGACCTACCTGAAGAACGAAGGCGTCTCCGTCGAGGAGATCCCTTTCACGCCCGAAGGCGCGTTGGATCGCCCCGCGCTGAAAAAGGCCCTCGACCGCGAGACCGCCTGCGTCGTCGCCGGCTACCCGAATTTCTTCGGCGTCGTCGAGGACCTCTCGGACGTCGCCGAAGCGGCCCACGCGGCGGGCGCTTTGCTCATCACCTCCACGCCGGAACCTTTGGCGCTCGGAATCTTCCGGTCTCCCGGCGAGATGGGGGCCGACATCGCCGTCGCCGAGGGCCAGTCCTTCGGCAACGCCATGTCCTTCGGCGGACCCGGACTGGGCGTCTTCGCCTGCCGGAAGGAGTACGTCCGTTCGATGCCCGGGCGGCTCGTGGGCGAGACGGTGGACGCGGAAGGCCAACGCGGTTTCGTGCTCACGCTCGCCACGCGCGAGCAACACATCCGGCGCGAGAAGGCCACGTCCAACATCTGCACCAACGTCGCCCTCTGCGCGCTCGCCGCAACCATCACGCTGGCGCTCTGGGGCAAGCAGGGCTTCAAAGAGCTGGCCCGGATGAATTTCGACCGTTCCCAAGACTTGAAGGAACGGCTGGCCGCGCTCCCCGGTCTGCGAATCGCCTTCTCGGGCACGACGTTCAACGAGTTCGTCGTTCTTCCCCGTCAGAAGCCGACCGATGTGGTGGCCAAGCTCGTCGACGACAAGATCCTGGCCGGCATCCCGCTCTGGCGCTGGTACCCCGAGCTCGCCGAGGGGTTCTTGGTCTGCGCGACCGAAATGAACACGGACGAGCAGATCGACCGCTTCGTCGCGGCCTTGCGGAGGCTGCCGTGA
- the gcvH gene encoding glycine cleavage system protein GcvH produces the protein MNFPEDLKYSKEHEWVRVSGNIATIGVSDFAQDQLGEVVFVELPDEGEEFEKDDAFGVIESVKSVNDIYAPLSGKIVEVNDPVVDSPEIVNEDPYVEGWLVKIEISDPKELGELMSAKDYEAYIKEESE, from the coding sequence ATGAATTTTCCCGAAGATCTCAAATACTCCAAAGAGCACGAGTGGGTCCGGGTCAGCGGCAACATCGCCACCATCGGCGTCAGCGATTTCGCGCAGGACCAATTGGGCGAAGTCGTCTTCGTTGAGCTTCCGGACGAAGGCGAGGAGTTTGAAAAGGACGACGCCTTCGGCGTCATCGAATCCGTCAAGTCGGTCAACGACATCTACGCCCCGCTGTCCGGAAAGATCGTCGAAGTGAACGACCCCGTCGTCGACAGCCCCGAGATCGTGAATGAAGACCCGTACGTCGAAGGTTGGCTCGTGAAGATCGAGATCTCGGACCCCAAGGAACTGGGCGAGCTCATGTCCGCGAAGGATTACGAAGCTTATATCAAGGAAGAGTCGGAATAG
- the gcvT gene encoding glycine cleavage system aminomethyltransferase GcvT, translating into MKTTPLNAVHRKLGARMVDFAGWDMPVQYAGVREEHMAVRTRCGIFDVSHMGEIEISGAGALAFVQKVTCNDASHLKPGQSQYSAFLTERGTFVDDVIVNRLADDRFLICVNASNADKDFEWTLRQARTSASVKNVGDQWALIAAQGPEAASVMAKAFRDVLLPQRAFTFLESRIAGMPVLISRTGYTGEDGFEIYAPWNHAEKIWTPLAEAGAVPCGLGARDTLRLEAALPLYGHEIDDQTTPYEAGLGWIVKMEKGDFIGRDTLSSTPVRKRLVGIEMREPGIARQGNDIYHGGNKIGIVTSGTKAPFLDRAIATGFVPPDFAAPGTKLGIDIHNKTRHAEVVSMPFFKRKK; encoded by the coding sequence ATGAAAACGACCCCCTTGAACGCCGTCCACCGAAAGCTCGGCGCGCGCATGGTCGACTTCGCCGGATGGGACATGCCCGTGCAGTACGCGGGCGTCCGGGAAGAGCACATGGCCGTGCGGACGAGGTGCGGGATCTTCGACGTGAGCCACATGGGCGAGATCGAAATCTCGGGCGCCGGCGCGCTCGCCTTCGTTCAAAAGGTCACCTGCAACGACGCTTCACATCTCAAGCCCGGACAATCCCAATACTCGGCGTTCCTGACGGAACGCGGAACGTTCGTCGACGACGTGATCGTCAACCGTCTCGCGGATGACCGGTTTCTTATCTGCGTGAACGCCTCCAATGCCGACAAGGATTTTGAGTGGACGCTCCGGCAGGCGAGGACGTCGGCGAGCGTCAAGAACGTCGGCGATCAATGGGCACTGATCGCGGCGCAGGGGCCGGAGGCGGCGAGCGTCATGGCAAAGGCCTTTCGCGACGTCCTCCTCCCCCAGCGCGCCTTCACCTTCCTGGAATCCCGGATCGCCGGCATGCCCGTCCTGATCTCCCGCACAGGCTACACCGGCGAGGACGGTTTTGAGATCTATGCGCCTTGGAACCATGCCGAGAAAATCTGGACGCCTCTGGCCGAGGCCGGCGCCGTCCCCTGCGGCCTGGGCGCGCGCGATACGCTGCGCCTGGAAGCCGCCCTCCCCCTCTACGGCCACGAGATCGACGATCAAACGACGCCTTACGAGGCGGGACTCGGCTGGATTGTCAAAATGGAGAAAGGCGATTTTATCGGACGCGATACGTTGAGCTCCACGCCCGTCCGCAAGAGACTCGTCGGCATCGAGATGCGGGAACCGGGCATCGCTCGGCAAGGAAATGACATTTATCACGGTGGAAACAAGATCGGGATTGTGACGAGCGGGACCAAAGCCCCCTTTCTGGACCGCGCCATCGCCACGGGCTTCGTCCCGCCCGATTTTGCAGCTCCCGGCACCAAGTTAGGGATTGACATTCATAATAAGACGAGGCACGCAGAAGTCGTCTCGATGCCGTTTTTTAAGAGAAAAAAATGA
- the metF gene encoding methylenetetrahydrofolate reductase [NAD(P)H], producing the protein MRFSDFYGSGRFKYSFEVFPPKDETGVVNLIAALKKLAVFDPAFVSVTYGAMGTTRDLTRDLALRVRHETGLVTAFHFTCVGADRESVRAYVHRLKQEGIDLVVALRGDAPQGGERPASDFLYANELVSYLKEIDGFSIAVAGYPEGHVEAPDKETDLRNLKRKVEAGADVVLTQLFFDNRDYFDFVNRARKIGIAVPIVPGIMPILNLKQIEKITKMCGASLPPSLRDKLQRSGGDPEAMRRVGVEHAIAQCRELKARGVPGIHFYALNKAESVTEVIRSL; encoded by the coding sequence GTGAGGTTCTCCGACTTCTACGGCAGCGGCCGGTTCAAGTATTCCTTCGAGGTCTTTCCTCCCAAGGACGAGACCGGCGTCGTGAATCTGATCGCGGCCCTGAAGAAGCTCGCCGTCTTCGACCCCGCCTTCGTGTCCGTCACCTACGGGGCCATGGGCACGACGCGAGATCTCACGCGGGACCTGGCCCTTCGGGTCCGGCACGAGACGGGGCTCGTCACCGCCTTTCATTTCACCTGCGTGGGCGCCGACCGCGAGTCCGTCCGCGCCTACGTCCACCGCCTCAAGCAGGAAGGCATCGACCTGGTGGTCGCCCTCCGCGGAGACGCCCCGCAAGGCGGCGAGCGGCCCGCGAGCGATTTCTTGTACGCGAACGAGCTCGTCTCTTATTTGAAGGAGATCGACGGATTCAGCATCGCGGTCGCGGGCTATCCCGAGGGCCACGTCGAGGCCCCGGACAAGGAAACCGACCTTCGGAACCTCAAGAGGAAGGTCGAGGCCGGCGCGGACGTCGTCCTGACCCAGCTCTTCTTCGACAACCGCGATTATTTCGACTTCGTGAACCGCGCCCGGAAGATCGGGATCGCCGTCCCCATCGTCCCGGGCATCATGCCGATCCTGAACTTGAAGCAGATCGAGAAGATCACGAAGATGTGCGGGGCCTCGCTGCCCCCATCCCTTCGCGACAAGCTCCAGAGATCAGGAGGCGATCCGGAGGCGATGCGGCGAGTGGGAGTGGAACACGCGATCGCCCAATGCCGGGAACTGAAGGCCCGAGGCGTTCCCGGAATCCATTTCTATGCCCTGAACAAGGCGGAAAGCGTCACCGAGGTGATCCGCTCCCTATGA
- the folD gene encoding bifunctional methylenetetrahydrofolate dehydrogenase/methenyltetrahydrofolate cyclohydrolase FolD, which produces MPAQLIDGKKLAETMQAQIAQEAARLRRERGFVPGLAVVLVGDNEASKVYVRNKETACQKAGMYAEQINLPASIPQDELLTLIGRLNRDAKIHGILVQLPLPKQIDTQKVLEAIAPEKDADGFHPVNMGNLLIGRHSVVPCTPLGCMKMLESIGADVAGKDAIVVGRSNIVGKPVAILLMQRHATVTIAHSKTKELPEKVRRADIVVAAIGQANFIKGDWIKEGAIVLDVGMNRGPDGKLCGDVEFAKARERAAWITPVPGGVGPMTITMLLWNTLQAAKEAAKP; this is translated from the coding sequence ATGCCCGCCCAACTCATCGACGGCAAGAAACTCGCCGAAACCATGCAGGCGCAGATCGCCCAGGAGGCCGCCCGCCTGCGGCGGGAGCGCGGGTTCGTGCCGGGACTGGCCGTCGTCTTGGTCGGCGACAACGAGGCCTCGAAGGTGTACGTGCGCAACAAGGAGACGGCCTGCCAAAAGGCGGGCATGTACGCCGAACAGATCAACCTCCCCGCTTCGATCCCCCAAGACGAGCTCCTGACGCTGATCGGCCGGTTGAATCGCGATGCGAAGATACACGGCATCCTGGTCCAGCTTCCCTTGCCCAAGCAGATCGACACCCAAAAGGTCCTGGAGGCGATCGCGCCGGAAAAGGACGCCGACGGCTTTCATCCCGTCAACATGGGGAACCTCCTGATCGGCAGGCACAGCGTCGTCCCCTGCACGCCCCTGGGCTGCATGAAGATGCTGGAGTCGATCGGCGCGGACGTGGCCGGCAAGGACGCCATCGTCGTCGGGCGTTCGAACATTGTCGGAAAACCCGTCGCGATCCTTCTCATGCAGAGGCACGCGACCGTCACCATCGCCCATTCCAAGACGAAAGAACTGCCGGAGAAGGTCCGCCGCGCCGACATCGTCGTGGCGGCGATCGGCCAGGCCAATTTCATCAAGGGCGACTGGATCAAGGAGGGCGCCATCGTCCTCGACGTCGGCATGAACCGAGGCCCCGACGGCAAGCTCTGCGGGGACGTCGAGTTCGCCAAGGCCCGCGAACGCGCGGCCTGGATCACGCCCGTCCCGGGCGGCGTCGGTCCCATGACCATCACCATGCTGCTCTGGAATACCTTGCAGGCTGCCAAGGAAGCGGCGAAGCCGTGA
- a CDS encoding GGDEF domain-containing protein: MQPDAPAPEETEPNPEKTIITSIDGDKEKDKHFYIIFLSGPLMGKMHLLEEGTIVLGRVGEVDIPINDLGISRKHCEILFHKGQAVLKDLGSTNGTFLNGKRVTEAELREGDKIQISSSTILKFDQQDKIENIFHKELYKMAVVDALTGAYNKRYFEERIQEEFSYCFRNKVPLSLVMFDIDHFKNVNDTHGHPAGDFVLARIAALTKTIIRNEDVLARYGGEEFVVILKATDAEGAFTLAERLRRLIEESDFDFEEKKIRITISIGVASLVGQNFANWETMLKLADSLLYKSKNGGRNRVSAS, translated from the coding sequence ATGCAACCGGATGCCCCCGCCCCCGAGGAAACGGAACCCAATCCCGAAAAGACCATCATCACGTCGATCGACGGGGACAAGGAGAAGGACAAGCACTTCTACATCATCTTCCTGTCCGGCCCCCTCATGGGCAAGATGCACCTACTGGAGGAAGGGACGATCGTCCTGGGCCGCGTGGGCGAGGTCGACATCCCCATCAACGACCTGGGGATCAGCCGCAAGCACTGCGAGATCCTCTTTCACAAGGGCCAGGCGGTCCTCAAGGACCTGGGCAGCACCAACGGGACGTTTCTGAACGGAAAGCGCGTCACGGAGGCCGAGCTCCGCGAGGGCGACAAGATCCAGATCTCCTCGTCCACCATCCTCAAGTTCGACCAGCAGGACAAGATCGAGAACATCTTCCATAAAGAGCTGTACAAGATGGCGGTCGTCGACGCCCTGACCGGGGCCTACAACAAAAGGTACTTCGAGGAGCGCATCCAAGAAGAGTTCAGCTACTGTTTTAGGAACAAGGTCCCCCTCTCGCTCGTCATGTTCGACATCGACCACTTCAAGAACGTCAACGACACCCACGGCCACCCCGCCGGCGACTTCGTCCTGGCGCGGATCGCGGCCCTTACGAAGACGATCATCCGGAACGAGGACGTGCTCGCCCGATACGGAGGTGAGGAGTTCGTGGTGATCCTCAAGGCGACCGACGCCGAGGGGGCCTTCACGCTGGCCGAGCGCCTGCGCCGGTTGATCGAAGAGAGCGATTTTGACTTTGAGGAAAAGAAGATCAGGATCACCATCAGCATCGGCGTCGCCTCCCTCGTGGGCCAGAACTTCGCCAACTGGGAAACGATGCTGAAGCTGGCCGATTCCCTCCTTTATAAGTCCAAGAACGGCGGGCGGAACCGCGTGAGTGCAAGTTAG
- a CDS encoding serine/threonine-protein kinase: MSPETASAEDSPSGSFGQYQLLEKIAQGGMAEIFRGRALDAQGLERPVVIKRILPHIAASPEFVEMLVDEAKIAVMLSHGNIAQIYDLGKVADDYFIVMEYVEGKTLSQIMKRLKTQGKLMPVAYAAYVCREIASALDYMHRKTDDEGNLLHIVHRDISPQNAILSTAGTIKIIDFGIAKAKTKVSTTDSGVLKGKFAYMSPEHAEGLKLDHRTDIFSLGVILFELLTGTRLFKGKTNMETVKRVKKAKVPAPSGIRSAIPKSLDRIVLKALQKDRNKRYQSAHDLLQDLTKFLVVHFPDFSPRELVSYLPSLFPEISPPEKPTRENTPLVPHEAEGLRLKPPGGDWSSKEDTVGADSEVIRQKHREAEVFEVEGTQRTDSSSIGLSDVPVRIRRPIVRPLWIGLGLGSALLILLAAWAGVRYAPILRERVFGPKTDRSMLEKIAKKNAFLKGRQEAAKKPEPVPAKPVAPAAPLAPAPPVPPKSKTLPPPPPQIPVSAGLSSIAVDSSPQGARIFLNDIDTGRVTPYVFDELKPGTKKIGLTLDRHRFWEGDVSVAAGQKAQVKPTLALNVGSLEINSLPPGAEATVNGKPVGRTPLALPDLSPDSLHEIVLTLDGYEIWRGSAKIFGGKSEVLNVPLKKKLPDEPLPE; this comes from the coding sequence GTGTCTCCCGAAACCGCATCCGCCGAGGACTCTCCGTCCGGCTCCTTCGGGCAGTACCAGCTCTTGGAAAAGATCGCCCAAGGGGGGATGGCTGAGATCTTCAGGGGCCGGGCGCTGGACGCCCAGGGCCTCGAGCGTCCCGTCGTCATCAAGCGCATCCTTCCCCACATCGCCGCGAGCCCGGAGTTCGTGGAGATGCTGGTCGACGAGGCGAAGATCGCCGTCATGCTCTCGCACGGCAACATCGCGCAGATCTACGACCTGGGGAAGGTCGCCGACGACTACTTCATCGTCATGGAGTACGTGGAGGGAAAAACCCTCTCCCAGATCATGAAGAGGCTAAAAACGCAGGGCAAGCTGATGCCGGTGGCCTACGCCGCCTACGTTTGCCGGGAGATCGCCTCCGCCCTCGACTACATGCACCGGAAGACGGACGACGAGGGCAACCTCCTCCATATCGTCCATCGCGACATCAGTCCGCAGAACGCCATCCTCTCCACCGCGGGCACCATCAAGATCATCGACTTCGGCATCGCCAAGGCCAAGACGAAGGTCTCGACCACGGATTCGGGCGTCCTCAAGGGGAAGTTCGCGTACATGTCGCCCGAGCACGCCGAAGGCTTGAAGCTCGACCACAGAACGGACATCTTCTCCCTGGGCGTCATCCTCTTCGAGCTCCTGACGGGCACGCGCCTTTTCAAGGGCAAGACGAACATGGAGACGGTCAAGCGCGTCAAGAAGGCGAAAGTGCCGGCTCCGTCCGGCATCCGTTCCGCGATCCCCAAATCGCTCGACCGGATCGTCCTCAAGGCCCTCCAAAAGGACAGGAACAAGCGTTACCAGTCGGCGCACGATCTCCTTCAAGACCTGACGAAATTCCTCGTCGTCCATTTTCCCGATTTCTCGCCGCGCGAGCTGGTCTCCTACCTGCCGTCTCTCTTTCCAGAGATCTCCCCTCCCGAAAAACCGACCCGGGAGAACACGCCGCTGGTGCCCCACGAGGCCGAGGGCCTCCGGCTCAAACCGCCGGGCGGCGATTGGTCGTCCAAGGAGGATACCGTCGGCGCGGACAGCGAGGTCATCCGCCAAAAGCACCGGGAGGCCGAGGTCTTCGAGGTGGAGGGCACGCAGCGAACCGACTCGTCCTCGATCGGACTCTCCGACGTCCCGGTGCGGATCCGCCGCCCGATCGTCCGTCCGCTTTGGATCGGTCTCGGCTTGGGCTCCGCGCTCCTCATCCTCCTCGCCGCTTGGGCCGGCGTGCGCTACGCGCCGATCCTCAGGGAGCGGGTCTTCGGTCCCAAGACCGACCGCTCGATGCTCGAAAAGATCGCCAAGAAGAACGCGTTTCTCAAAGGGCGTCAGGAGGCGGCCAAAAAGCCGGAACCGGTCCCGGCAAAACCCGTAGCCCCCGCGGCACCCTTGGCCCCCGCACCTCCCGTGCCTCCCAAGTCGAAGACCCTTCCACCGCCGCCGCCTCAGATCCCGGTATCCGCCGGTTTGTCTTCGATCGCCGTCGACTCCTCGCCGCAGGGCGCGCGGATCTTCTTGAACGACATCGACACGGGCCGGGTCACGCCGTACGTTTTCGACGAGCTCAAGCCGGGGACAAAGAAGATCGGCCTCACCCTGGACCGTCACCGCTTCTGGGAGGGCGACGTCTCCGTCGCCGCCGGTCAAAAGGCGCAGGTCAAACCCACGCTCGCCCTCAACGTCGGCTCTCTCGAGATCAATTCCCTCCCGCCCGGCGCGGAGGCGACCGTCAACGGGAAACCCGTGGGCCGGACGCCCCTCGCCCTCCCCGATCTGTCCCCCGATTCGCTCCACGAGATCGTCCTGACCCTGGACGGCTATGAAATATGGAGGGGATCGGCCAAGATTTTCGGCGGCAAGAGCGAGGTACTCAACGTCCCGCTCAAGAAGAAGCTCCCGGACGAACCTTTACCGGAATAA
- the sctU gene encoding type III secretion system export apparatus subunit SctU, which produces MPDSSQEKTEQPTPKRLREARKKGQVFKSKDFEAVAVFIGVFVGIAFTHNYIYSELSKLMEETFRTVGSQTLDSGEIFRLGKLSFLALIKTTGPIVVIAMLMAAVVGYLQVGSVFSMEPLKPQMKKLNAIENLKNMFKPKMFFELVKNIFKLAVIFMIAYSVLKGMLEPFLMTVTAPIEGTSTLGGMILTKFFIRFLIVFLLVACIDIVLQRKEYIKNLKMTKEEVKREYKEDEGDPMIKGARRQLHMEMAMGGGTPAKVKNADAVVTNPTHIAIAIQYDKANMVAPQVVAKGQRLYAEYIKDLAKQYDVPIIRNVPLAWSLLELEIDDEIPEQLYVAVAEILTFVYKLREEREKGRVRAEAEKRPPSQPQPQPTPKSLPRSPFV; this is translated from the coding sequence ATGCCCGATTCGTCCCAGGAAAAAACCGAACAGCCCACCCCCAAGCGCCTCCGCGAGGCCCGCAAGAAGGGCCAGGTCTTCAAGAGCAAGGACTTCGAGGCGGTGGCGGTCTTCATCGGGGTGTTCGTCGGCATCGCCTTCACGCACAACTACATTTATTCGGAACTCTCCAAGCTCATGGAGGAGACCTTCCGGACCGTCGGGAGCCAGACGCTCGATTCGGGCGAAATCTTCCGCCTCGGCAAGCTCTCGTTCTTAGCCTTGATCAAGACCACGGGACCGATCGTCGTCATCGCGATGCTCATGGCGGCGGTCGTCGGTTACCTTCAGGTCGGGTCCGTGTTCTCGATGGAGCCCTTGAAGCCCCAGATGAAGAAGCTGAACGCGATCGAAAACCTCAAGAACATGTTCAAGCCCAAGATGTTCTTCGAGCTGGTCAAGAACATCTTCAAGCTGGCCGTCATCTTCATGATCGCGTATTCGGTCTTGAAGGGCATGCTCGAGCCGTTCCTGATGACCGTCACCGCCCCCATCGAGGGCACCTCCACGCTCGGCGGCATGATCCTCACCAAGTTCTTTATCCGCTTCCTGATCGTCTTCCTGCTCGTCGCCTGCATCGACATCGTCCTGCAGCGCAAGGAGTACATCAAGAACCTCAAGATGACCAAGGAGGAGGTCAAGCGCGAGTACAAGGAGGACGAAGGCGATCCGATGATCAAGGGCGCGAGGCGCCAATTGCACATGGAGATGGCGATGGGCGGCGGAACGCCCGCCAAGGTGAAGAACGCGGACGCCGTGGTGACCAATCCGACCCACATCGCGATCGCCATCCAATACGACAAGGCCAACATGGTGGCCCCGCAGGTGGTGGCCAAGGGCCAGCGCCTTTACGCGGAATACATCAAGGACTTGGCGAAGCAGTATGACGTGCCGATCATCCGGAACGTCCCGCTCGCTTGGTCCCTCTTGGAGTTGGAGATCGACGACGAGATCCCCGAACAGCTCTACGTGGCGGTCGCCGAGATTCTGACCTTCGTCTATAAGCTGAGAGAGGAGAGGGAGAAGGGGCGCGTGCGCGCGGAGGCCGAGAAGAGGCCCCCGTCTCAGCCCCAACCCCAGCCGACCCCGAAGTCCCTGCCGAGAAGCCCGTTCGTTTAG